GATAAAATTTTCCCTTCCTTTGCTGTTTTAAATTTCATCTGTAAAATTGGTTCTGTATAAATAGAACTTGTATCAGGCCCTTCTGTTGAAGCACCATGTGAAAGAAAATCAACTTTACCTATTTGATAGGGAAATTTTGACCCATCTGGCAGGAAATAAACTTCTATCCAGACAATATGATGAGAAGTTGTATTTGGATGGGGTATTTCTTTACCAACACTTACTTTTAAACATATACCTTTTTCTTTATTCTTTTCAATTATCTCAATAACCGGAACATGTTTTTCTTTTTTCCAGTCAGCCGACTGAAATATATTCAGCATACCTACCTCCTTAAAATTTTTTAAATTTTTTACCCGATACATTACATACAGGACAATTTTCTGGAGGAGTCCCTATATGAGTGTACCCGCAGACAGGACATATATATATTTCATCAATTTCAACATCTTTGCCCTTAATAACACTTTTTTTTGCATTTGAATACAACAATTGATGAATTTTTTCTGCTTCAAGTGCATAGTGAATTGACCTATGTGCTTTTTCCTCTCCCTGTAAATTAACTATTGCATCAAAAGAAGGATACATTTCTTCTACCTCATATGTTTCTCCTTCAATTGCCGTCTGTAAATTTTTTTCTGTATTATCTATATATTCCAGAACTCTTGCATGATTTATTGCATGAACCTGTTCTGCAAAAGCAATTG
The DNA window shown above is from bacterium and carries:
- a CDS encoding desulfoferrodoxin family protein, which encodes MLNIFQSADWKKEKHVPVIEIIEKNKEKGICLKVSVGKEIPHPNTTSHHIVWIEVYFLPDGSKFPYQIGKVDFLSHGASTEGPDTSSIYTEPILQMKFKTAKEGKILSFSYCNIHGLWENEVELKF
- a CDS encoding rubrerythrin family protein, coding for MKNITKKVLDEAFAGESMAHMKYLSFAEIAEKEGFSNIARLFRAIAFAEQVHAINHARVLEYIDNTEKNLQTAIEGETYEVEEMYPSFDAIVNLQGEEKAHRSIHYALEAEKIHQLLYSNAKKSVIKGKDVEIDEIYICPVCGYTHIGTPPENCPVCNVSGKKFKKF